In one Lolium rigidum isolate FL_2022 chromosome 3, APGP_CSIRO_Lrig_0.1, whole genome shotgun sequence genomic region, the following are encoded:
- the LOC124698258 gene encoding pyruvate kinase, cytosolic isozyme-like, translated as MADQPVGGAGPEEIWRRRPKTKIVCTLGPASRSVEMCARLLRAGMCVARFNFSHGSHEYHQETLDNLHKAMEITGILCAVMLDTKGPEIRTGFLKDGKPIKLTQGQEITITTDYTIKGDETMISMSYSKLAVDVKPGSTILCSDGTITLTALSCDTEKGLVHCRCENSALLGERKNVNLPGVIVDLPTLTEKDKVDIMQWGVPNKIDMIALSFVRKGSDLQMVRSVLGEHAKSIILMSKVENQEGVANFDDILANSDAFMVARGDLGMEIPIEKIFFAQKVMIFKCNQQGKPVVTATQMLESMIKSPRPTRAEATDVANAVLDGTDCVMLSGETAAGAYPELAVQTMSNICLMAETYVDHDAVFKLINKAAPIPMSPLESLASSAVRTANISKASLILVLTRGGTTARLVAKYRPGMPILNAVVPELKTGNDFDWTCSDETPARQSLIVRGLIPMLSAATSKASDTEATEEAISFAIDHAKKLGLCKAGDSVVAVHRLSASSLVRILTVE; from the exons ATGGCGGACCAGCCGGTGGGCGGCGCCGGGCCGGAGGagatttggcggcggcgaccCAAGACCAAGATCGTCTGCACCCTCGGCCCGGCCTCGCGCTCCGTCGAGATGTGCGCGCGCCTCCTGCGCGCCGGCATGTGCGTCGCCAGGTTCAACTTCTCCCACGGCTCCCACGAGTACCACCAGGAGACCCTCGACAACCTccacaaggccatggaaatcaccgGCATTCTCTGCGCCGTCATGCTCGACACCAAG GGACCGGAGATCCGCACAGGTTTTCTGAAAGACGGCAAGCCCATAAAGCTGACTCAGGGGCAAGAGATTACCATCACCACCGATTATACCATCAAGGGCGATGAGACCATGATTTCTATGAGCTACTCAAAGTTGGCTGTAGATGTGAAGCCTGGGAGTACTATACTATGCTCTGACGGCACCATCACACTCACAGCGCTTTCTTGCGATACTGAGAAGGGTCTTGTTCACTGCCGATGCGAGAACTCTGCTCTCCTAGGTGAGAGGAAGAATGTCAATCTTCCTGGAGTCATTGTGGATCTTCCAACACTTACAGAGAAGGACAAGGTGGATATCATGCAGTGGGGTGTGCCAAACAAGATTGACATGATTGCACTCTCCTTTGTACGGAAAGGATCAGACCTTCAGATGGTCCGGAGTGTGCTTGGGGAACATGCTAAGTCGATCATACTGATGTCCAAG GTTGAGAATCAAGAAGGCGTTGCTAATTTTGACGACATACTTGCAAATTCAGACGCTTTCATGGTTGCCCGAGGTGATTTGGGGATGGAGATCCCGATTGAGAAGATATTCTTCGCTCAGAAGGTGATGATCTTCAAGTGTAATCAGCAAGGAAAGCCTGTTGTCACTGCAACCCAGATGCTGGAGTCAATGATTAAGTCTCCCCGGCCTACACGGGCAGAAGCAACTGATGTCGCCAATGCTGTCCTGGATGGAACTGACTGCGTGATGCTTAGTGGTGAGACAGCAGCAGGGGCATATCCAGAGTTAGCAGTGCAGACAATGTCCAACATCTGCTTGATGGCGGAGACATATGTGGATCATGACGCAGTCTTCAAGTTGATTAACAAAGCAGCCCCAATCCCTATGAGCCCGCTGGAGAGTTTGGCATCATCAGCTGTCCGGACTGCTAATATCTCCAAAGCCTCGCTCATCTTGGTACTCACCAGGGGAGGTACAACTGCAAGGCTCGTCGCCAAGTACAGGCCAGGCATGCCGATACTGAATGCTGTGGTGCCAGAGCTGAAGACGGGCAATGACTTCGACTGGACCTGCAGCGATGAGACTCCTGCAAGGCAGAGCCTCATCGTCAGGGGCCTGATCCCGATGCTGAGTGCCGCCACCTCAAAGGCTTCTGACACCGAGGCCACGGAGGAGGCCATCAGTTTTGCCATAGATCATGCGAAGAAGCTCGGCCTCTGCAAGGCAGGAGATTCAGTCGTTGCGGTGCATCGTCTCAGCGCATCATCTCTCGTCAGGATCTTGACAGTCGAGTAG
- the LOC124702365 gene encoding E3 ubiquitin-protein ligase SIRP1-like, translated as MEDEPGATCRYYCHMCSLIVRPELGVEVVTCPRCLSGFVEEMADGRRSSNATTESGADDAGARSEHQAVPPWPPILMDLLGISYGPDAGDAAAVGDLTLLARRQYRQLAFLQLLNALREGEADGNTPDSALERLVLVSPTDGHAMLMPERGGSNGAGTRGQGLTLGELILGPGLDLLLEYLAETDPSRQGTLPAKKEAVAAMPTVKMAAAVTCPVCLDEFEVGGEAREMPCKHSFHDECIVPWLETHSSCPVCRYQLPTDEAAVMERAGSANGGDQEMASASGAGSASEGGGDDDGGGSGGRRRWLARPFGRLFSRRWNGGSSSSSSSR; from the coding sequence ATGGAGGACGAGCCTGGTGCGACCTGTCGATACTACTGCCACATGTGCTCGCTGATCGTCCGGCCAGAGCTGGGCGTCGAGGTCGTGACGTGCCCGCGCTGCCTCTCCGGATTCGTGGAGGAGATGGCCGACGGCCGGCGCAGCAGCAACGCCACCACAGAGTCCGGGGCAGATGATGCGGGCGCGAGGTCGGAGCACCAAGCGGTTCCGCCGTGGCCGCCTATCCTCATGGACCTCCTCGGCATCTCCTACGGGCCCGATGccggcgacgccgccgccgtcggcgaccTCACGCTCTTGGCGCGAAGACAGTACCGTCAGCTCGCCTTCCTGCAGCTGCTCAACGCGCTACGGGAAGGCGAAGCCGACGGAAACACGCCTGACTCGGCGCTGGAGCGGCTCGTGCTGGTTAGCCCCACCGACGGGCACGCCATGCTCATGCCAGAGCGTGGAGGCAGCAACGGCGCCGGCACCAGAGGTCAAGGCCTGACGCTAGGTGAGCTGATTCTTGGGCCCGGGCTAGACCTGCTGCTGGAGTACCTTGCCGAGACCGACCCGAGTCGGCAAGGCACCCTGCCGgcgaagaaggaggccgtggcCGCCATGCCTACGGTCAAGATGGCCGCGGCCGTCACGTGCCCGGTGTGCCTGGATGAGTTCGAGGTCGGCGGCGAGGCGAGGGAGATGCCGTGCAAGCACAGTTTCCACGACGAGTGCATCGTGCCGTGGCTGGAGACGCACAGCTCctgccccgtgtgcaggtaccagCTGCCCACGGACGAGGCCGCGGTCATGGAGCGGGCCGGCAGTGCCAATGGCGGCGATCAAGAAATGGCAAGCGCGTCCGGTGCCGGGAGTGcaagcgaaggcggcggcgatgacgacggAGGAGGCAGTGGTGGCAGGCGGCGGTGGCTTGCACGTCCGTTTGGCCGGTTGTTCTCGCGCAGATGGAACGggggctcctcctcgtcgtcgtcgtcaagaTGA